The genome window TGGAAATCACAGAAAACCAAGGTGTTATCGTTGAAAATGCACAAGGAATTGAATTTGGTAAAACGGTCATTGAACCACGCTACGTGGACGAAGAAGACGTCGTTTTACCACTTAAGAAAGTACTGCGTATCGCAACAGAAGCGGATTATAAATGCGTTGCTGAGAATGGCGACTCTTGTCAGAAAGCCTTTTTACTCTGTGATGAAAAGATCCGCGAGCGCGAACTTGAAATGAGTTTGGTTGATGTGGATTATACATTTGACCGTAATAAAATCATTTTTTACTTTACTGCAGAAGGTCGCGTTGATTTCCGGGAGCTCGTGAAAGATTTAGCATCTGTTTTCCGGACTCGCATCGAACTTCGCCAAATTGGTGTTCGTGATGAAGCGAAATTGCTCGGTGGGATTGGTCCATGTGGTCGTATGCTCTGCTGTTCCACTTTCTTAGGCGATTTCGAACCCGTTTCCATCAAAATGGCGAAAGACCAAAACCTGTCCCTTAACCCGACGAAAATTTCTGGCTTATGTGGACGCTTAATGTGTTGCCTGAAATATGAGAACGATGAATATGAGCAAGCTAAACGTGAAATGCCAGATGTTGGTGTAAAAGTAAAAACTCCAGAAGGCGCAGAAGCACGTGTTTCGGGAATCAACTTGCTTTCTAGAATCTTACAAGTGAGTTTGCCCGAAGAAGAGACGGTTATAGAATACGAATTGGACGAATTACGCCCATACAACGAATTTCTAAAACAACCGGCAAAGTCTTGAGGTGAAAAAATTGGATAAAAAAGCTATTTTTGACTCAGTCAGTAATATGGAGGAGCAAATTGGCGAATTGTATCAGCAACTTGGAGATCTAAAGACAAACTTAGGCGAAATGTTGGAAGAAAATAACCGATTAAACCTTGAAAACGAACATCTGCGACGCAGACTTTCTTTGACCGATGAAGCGACACCGGAACCTAAAGCCGAAACAGAGGCGGAACACGGTGTAATGGCGCCTAATCGTAAGGAAGCAATGCAGCAAATGATTGAACTTGGGGAAGGTTATGACAATCTTGTCCAACTTTACAAGGAAGGATTTCATGTTTGCAATGTACATTTCGGCAGCCCGCGTGGTAATGATGAAGATTGTTTATTTTGCTTATCCTTGCTCAATAAAAAATAACATGACGGGCCTTTCTCGATTCAGGAGAAGGGCTTTTTGCTAGAAAAGGTGAATCATTTGGAAAAACTCAAATTAATAGGTGATGAAAGACTGGATTATTTATTAGCAGAAAATTTGCGGATTATTCAAAGCCCATCGGTATTTTCTTTCTCGATAGATGCAGTTCTCCTAGCGAAATTCAGTTATTTGCCTGTGCGTAAGGGGAAAATAATTGATTTATGTAGCGGGAATGGGATTATCCCTTTATTACTTAGCACGCGAACTGAAGCGCAAATAGTTGGTGTTGAAATTCAGGAGCGCCTGGCAGATATGGCGAAAAGAAGCATTTCGTATAATCAATTAGAAGAGCAAATTGAAATGATCGAATATGATTTGAAAAATATTACAGATCTTATTCCAAAAGAGCGCGCGGATATTGTCACCTGTAATCCACCTTATTTTGCAACCCCGGATACAAGTTTGAAAAATACCAATGAACATTTTCGGATTGCTCGCCATGAAGTAATGTGCACGTTAGAAGATACTATTCGTGTAGCAGCAAGCCTTTTAAAACAAGGGGGAAAAGCGAATTTTGTTCATCGTCCGGAACGATTACTAGATATCATTGATATAATGAGAAAATATCGCTTAGAGCCGAAACGCATTCAATTCGTTCATCCGCGCATAGATAAAGAAGCGAATACGGTGCTTGTGGAAGGAATTAAAGATGGAAAACCTGGTGTAAAATATGTACCACCTGTTATCGTATATGATGAACTTGGAGAATATACTCCAGTAATTAAGGAGATTTTATATGGCGAAAGCGAGTGAACATTTCTTTTATGTGCTAAAATGTAGTGATAATTCATATTATGGTGGCTATACAACTGATGTTCTTCGCCGAGAAGCAGAACACAATGCGGGAATTAGATGTAAATATACAAAAACGCGTCGTCCGGTAAAAGTCATCCATTTTGAAAAATTCGAAACAAGAAGTGAAGCTACAAAAGCAGAAGCTGCGTTCAAAAAATTATCACGTAAAAATAAAGACGCTTATTTAATACAACGGGAGGAGGAGTCCGAGTGATAAAAAGTCAAAAGAGTTTCAGCGGAACCAGCCAAGGGGCATTATATTTAGTGCCGACGCCGATTGGTAATTTAGAAGATATGACTTTTCGTGCAATTCGCATGCTTAAAGAAGCGGATATTATTGCAGCGGAAGATACGCGAAACACCGTGAAACTTTTAAATCATTTTGAAATTACAACCCGAATGACGAGTTATCATCAGTTTACGAAGGAAAATAAAGAAGATAATATTATTCAGCGAATGCTGGGCGGAGAAGTGGTGGCGCTAGTGAGTGATGCTGGGATGCCATCTATTTCTGACCCGGGATACGAACTTGTTCAAAGTGCGTTAGATGCTAATATTCCTGTCATCCCATTACCGGGAGCCAATGCTGCATTAACTGCACTGATTGCATCTGGTCTTGCCCCGCAGCCGTTTTACTTTTACGGATTTCTTCCACGCCAAAACAAAGAGCGTACTCAAGCGATTGAAAAGTTGGCGGCTCGTGAAGAAACGTGGATTTTATATGAATCACCACATCGTTTAAAAGAAACACTAAAAGCAATCATTAAAATCACTGGAAATGATCGGAAAATCGTCCTGTGTCGAGAGCTCACAAAAAGATTTGAAGAATTTTTGCGTGGAACGGTTGAAGATGCGCTGAACTGGGCAATGGACGAAGAAATCCGCGGGGAATTTTGCTTGATTATCGAAGGCAATTCCAACCCACCACTTGCAGAAGAGCAGCTCTGGTGGCAAGAACTCGATATTAAAACGCACGTAAGCACCGTAATGGAACAGGAAAATGTTAGTTCTAAAGATGCAATTAAAACCGTTATGAAAGCGAGAAATTTACCAAAACGAGAAGTTTACTCTGCTTATCATGAAATAAAATAAAAATCATGTGCGAATCCTTGAATGGGAACTCGCACATGATTTTTTTATAATGTATCGCCAAAGCGGCGTTTAATTTCTTCCATTAATGCCGCAGCACCTTCTTTACTAAGCGTCAGTTTGCCGTCCACAAATTTCTTATTATCAACAGAAAATTCTCCGGTAACATCACAAACCAAGCCAGCAGAATACTTCTTCAATATAATCGCATCTTCATCTGTAAAAATTTCTAAGGGATCTTTTACATTTAGGTTCATTGTCCTTCTTATTTCAATCGGGATAACCACACGACCAAGTTCGTCGATTTTTCTTACCATTCCAGTTGATTTCATTTTCTCACCTTCTTGATAATTTTAATTCATTTTAACAGATAATTACGGGAATAGGAATGATTTCATGAGGAAAAGGGTATAGACCATAAGCAGAAGAATTAGGGGGAATAAAAAATGAACATAGTTATAGCATTAATTCCGGCAGTGATGTGGGGGATTATGCCATTAGTTGTTTCGAAAATTGGTGGTAAGCCGAGGCAACAAATTATTGGTACAACGTTCGGGGCATTAGCGTTCGCAATCGGAGTTTTTATTTTTACAAATCCAGAATATACGGCAACCATTATTATTGCTAGTTTTATCTCTGGGGCATTTTGGAGCTTAGGTCAAATGAATCAGTTCCGCGCATTTACACAAGTAGGCGTATCAAAAACAATGCCACTTTCAACCGGAATGCAGTTAGTAGGTACATCGCTTTTTGGTGTATTCGCCTTTCATGAATGGGGTACAACTTCCAAACTAGTATTAGGATTTTCCGCATTAGCGCTAATTATTTTCGGGATATTTTTAACAAGTTATCAACAACATAAAGACGAAAATTCCGGTCAAAATATGAAAAAAGGAATTATCACTTTACTTATTTCTTCAGTAGGTTATGTAGGTTATGTCGTCATCACTCGTTGGTTTGATATTAGTGGGTGGGACGCGATTTTACCTCAAGCAATTGGGATGGTAGTCGCAGGATTATTATTTTCTATTAAGTCTGAAGAAAAACGTTTTACAAAGCAAACGTGGTTAAATATGATTCCAGGGGTGATGTGGGCTACTGGTAACTTGGCTCTACTATTCTCAAATAAATTGGTTGGAATCGCCACAGGTTTTTCGCTCTCACAAATGGGCGTTGTCATTTCAACAATTGGAGGAATTCTTTTCTTAGGAGAGAAAAAAACCAAGAAAGAACTTATTTTGGTCATTATCGGAGTAGTCTTAGTAATTATCGGTGGCACGATGATTGGAATTGCAAAAAGCTAAGAACAGCTTCCGGTTTGATATAATGCTATACTTAAAATAATCTAAACTAAAGGTGGTTATATTGATAATGAATGCGAATTTAGAAGTAAATGCTGAGCTTGTAAAAGAATCCTATGTTTATTTATTGTCGCGATATCTCGTTTTACGCCAAGAAAATTTTGATACAAAAGAAGATAAAATTCCATATAACACACTAAAGCATAATTCGGTTTCTCCAGCAGATGCGAATTTTGTAAATCCAAACTTTGATGTGGTTTATTCTGAAGCTTGGATAGCCGTAGACGACGAACATGCTGTTGTTTTAGAAGTACCAGAAATAAAAAATCGCTACTACACGGTTCAACTTTTAGATGGTTGGGGTGAAGTAGTAACTAATATCAACGAACGTAATTTTCCAGAGCATCCACATGGAAAATTTGCTTTCGTTAAAAAAGGAACAAACCCTTCCATTCCAAGTGATGCTATAAAAATTGAATTACCATCTGAAAAAGTGAAAGTGCTACTTCGCGTAGAACAAAAAGACGACCCAGAAGGCGCAGTAAAACTTCAAAAAGCATTCAAATTCGACGCACCAGATAATATAAAAATCAAAGAACCGTTAGAAATACCGCATTTCACTAATGCAGAGTTCCTCTTAGAAGAAATTTATTCCAATTTAGAAGAACTGCTGGCAACTTATCCAGATAAAATGCCAAAAGCAGCTGAGTTTCAAGATAAAGCAAGAAAAGTTGCAGCTTATATCGAACTTGGTGATGACCAAAAAGCTGAGGTTAGAAACTTAATTGTGAAAGAAGCGCTTCCATATTTTACTAATGGGGCAAAAGGATTTGGCACGCAAAAAGGTGGATGGTCTGTTACTTACGTAGCTGGTGCTTTCGAAAACGACATTTTAGCTCGAGCAATTATTAATTACGGTGGTATTTGGGCAAACTCTATCCAAGAAGCTCTATATTTCATCGGTCAAAAAGGTACGGATGATGAATTGCTAACTGGAGATAAAATTTATAAAATCCATTTCCCAGCAGACGAACTTCCAGCAGAACTTGCAAATGCTTTTTGGTCCGTTACCTTATATAGTGTTCCGGATTATCATGTTATCCCGAACGAATTAAATAAGTTCTGCATCAATAATTACACAGGTCCAAAACTAAGTGAAGATGGCAGCTTGACTCTTTACATTGCGTCTGAAAAACCGGCAGATGTAGATCCAGGGAACTGGCTACCAAGTAAAGCTGGGAAAGAATTCTCACTAAACTTCCGACTATATGTTCCGAAAAAAGAAGTATTAGAAGGGAAAGTATTCTTACCACCACTTGAAGTCTTTTAATAAACAAATGAAGCTAAGTATGAAACTATCGGTTTTATACTTAGCTTTTTTGTGCTTTATACTGTTAAAAGACTATTTTAATAGGTTTTGATGAGAGTAAAGCTTGTTTGTTCACATGGAAGACATAAACAAAGCTTATTTAGCGTAAACTAACTACTAAAATTGGTTTTTGGACCAAATCTAGTCTGCTATAATAAATAATATTAGATGATATTAATTACAACCTGGAGGAAACAAAAATGAGAAAAATACCAGTTGTTGTTTCTCTTGCTTTGTGTTTTAGCCTAGTAAGTCCTAGTTTGTATGCTAGTGCAGATACTATAACTGCGGACCAAATCACTAAGGAAGCAACAACCGACACTACAGAACCTACAACTATTGACCAGCCTAGCAGAATGGACAACTCGCAAACCGCGCCACAGAAAATGACAGCATCATCCAGTGAAGAAGCTGCAACTACTAACTCAACTGAAGAGGAAAATACACCTAAAAATAATTTGAAATCAACTTCTGAAAACAGCAAAACATATGCTGAACTATTTCCGGATGTTAATTTAGCCAAAATAATAGCTAAAAATATTAGTGGAACAGAAGATATTAATGCAGAAGTATCAGAAGCAGAATTACAAACTATTACTAATTTAGTAGCAACAAACCAGAATATTACGAGCTTAACTGGCATAGAGCATTTAACAGCGTTAGAAAATATCAATGTGAATAACAATGAGCTCAGGACAATAGATTCGTTATTTAATATGCCAACCTTAAAATCAATTAGCGCGAATAATAATAAAATAACGGGGAATTTTAGTTTGGTAAAAACTTTGCCGGAATTACACACGTTAGAAGTGCTTGGTAATGCAATTACAGAGTTAGATATTGAAAACCAACCTAACCTAGTAACTTTGTCGGCAGATGAATTAGAATTGAAAAAGCTAACGTTGAAAAATTTATCCCAATTAAACGGACTAGGAAGAATAGCTTCCAGTATTTCTATTGACTGGGGTGATCTAGAGAGCGTCACTTTAATGAATTTACCAGAAATAATAAGCGTAGATATTAGTGGGAATTATTTAGACAGTGATGATATACATTTGGAGAACCTTCCTGCAGTTAAGAACCTGGATATCAGTAGTAATGAACTAACTCGGCTACCGAAAATTAACGATTTTCCGCTTCTGACTACAATTAATGTAAGAAGTAATAAAATAGATAGGCTAGAATCAAGTAAACTAGTCGATGTACCAAAACTTGCGACACTAAATGCGGATAAACAAGCCGTTACGCTTTCAAAAACGATAGCAGCAGGGAACTTTACGATACCGAATAACGTTGAGAACTTAGCGGGACAAATGGTTACACCGAAAATAATTTCCAACAAAGGAACTTACTCTGATCAAAGCATCGCATGGGCAAGCGGAGAACTATCAGGCTTATCAAAAGTTTCTTATACATTTGATGAAGTGATTAATAGTCCGGCAATTGCTGGCAAGTACACTGGAACAGTAAACCAACCAATTGAAGTCAAGGCAGTACCTGTAATTGTAGCGGATAAGAGTGTTTCGTACGCGCCCGTAAATGCAAAAGATGAGGCGACATTTTTACAAGATATTCGTGCGTCTGCTTCGGAAAACGCACAGATTACTAGCGATTATAGCGAGGTAGTCGACTTTGCAACTCCGGGAGATTATACAGTCACGCTACATGCTAAAAATGAGTTTGACTTAAAGGCAGATCCGGTTACCGTTGTCGTGCATATTAATGATATTCAAAAACCACAAGTCGCGGTTAACTCGAACGATATTTCATTTGAAGTAGGAACAGAATTAACTAGTGAAGTGCTTCTTGCTAAATCTGGCGCGGTAGTTACGGATCTATACGACGAAGCAATTAAGATGGAAGTTGACTTGTCCGAAGTGGATTCAAGCAAACTTGGAACGTATGAAGCGACGATAATAGCAAAAAGCAAAAGTGGTGCTTCCTCGGATCCAATCAAACTTTCTGTTAAAATAGTCGATACCGAAAAACCTATTATTCAAATTAACAATCCGGAAATAATTATTGAAAAAGGCAGCGAATTAACAGAGGGTCAAATCATTGACCAAGTTGGAATAACTGCAACAGATAATTATGATCAAGATTTAAATATCCACATGGATTTATCTAAAGTAGATACTTCCAAGCCAGGCAGTTATGAAGTAACCATTTATACAGAAGATTCATCTGGTAATCGTTCAGAAACAGTAACGATCACCGTGAAAGTACCAGAAGCTAGAATAGGGAAAATTACTATTCAATATATGGATAGTGAAAACAATGAATTAGCTGAAAGTAATACGATTACTGGCGAAGTTGGTGAAACGTATGAAACACTTGCTAAAGAAATTGAAGGCTATACGCTAAAAGAAAATCCAGCTAATTCAAGTGGGGTTTTTGAAGAAACTAGACAAACGATTCAATATATTTACGTGAAAGATATAATTAACCCAGAATTTCCAGTATACAGCGAAAACAACGTAACACCAGAACTCCCAAGTAACAATAATAACTCGGTCAATGGGTCCAGGCAAACACCAAGTAAATCAGTAAAGAAACAGTCAAAGGCATACTCGAAAATTAATCAAATGCCAATGAATCTTCCAGAAACAGGAGATAGCACAAATTTACTCTTTATTTTTATGGGTGTTCTGTTATTAGCTGGATTAACCCTCTCTAAAGCTAAAAGAAAAAATCAATAAAAAAACACCTCGTAAATCTTGCACTGACATGGAAAAATGAGAATGAAATAAAAACCCTTTAAATTAGGCTGCTTGTTTCCTGAAATTAATAGGAGATTGGTAGCCTAATTTTTGTTGAATTCGTTTTTCGTTATAATATTTAATGTAATCTTTTACGATTTGGATTACAATAGATTTAGCGTATTTATACGCTGTTTTATGGTAGAATGTTTCGCACTTTAGCGAGGAATGGAAACATTCTATGGGAGCGTTGTCTGCGGGTGTCCCTTTTCGGGACATACTGCGGATAACGTTTTTCTTTTTACAGCACTGATAATATTCATAAGATGTGTACACCGAACCTTGATCGCTATGAAGTAAACTTCCTTCTGGAAGGGACAACTGATTTAATGTATCTAGCACTAATTCTGTGTCTTGTTTTTCGCCAATGGAGTAGGCAACGATTTCTCCATTATACAAATCCATAATGCTTGATAAATATAAACGGCAGTCTCCGAAATAAAGGTAGGTGATATCGGTAGTTAATTTTTCCAGCGGCTGACTAGCTTGAAAGTTTCGATTTAAGTGGTTTTCTGTTTGATAGTAGGCGGAGCCTGGTCGATTTTTCTTTTTTGCTTTTACCTGACATTGCCACTGATATTTTTGCATAATACGCTGTACTTTATTGATGCCAACTTGTTCTTCTTGTTTCATTAATGCGGCGATTTTTCGATAACCATAAGTGAACTGATATGCTTTACATAACTGCCCTATTTTTTCTCCAATGAGCTCTGTGCGAAATCTTTCTTTTTCCAGCGATAATAGGTAGATAAAGGTACTTGTAGTATTTGACAGATATCTTTGACAAGATACTTTGTTTTTAGCTCTTCTACTAACAAAACAAAATATGCTGGATTCACTTCCTTTCCAATGCCTTGTACTTTTTTAAAATTTCCAGTTCTAGCTCTTTTTGCCGAAGAGCTATTTTTAATTGTTCTATTTCTGGTAATTCAGGCACCCCTTTTTGGTATTTATATTGTTTACCTACTCCTTGGTGAAACCTGTGGGTTTCTTCATTTCGATACCAGCGCCACCAAGTTTTCACTTGTGTTGGATTTTTGATGTTTAATGTTCTCATAATTTCTTTGGTAGATTTACCTGCTAATTTCATTTTGATAGCTTTTTCTTTTATTTCTGCTGGATACATTACTTTTGTACTCATAGAAACACCTCCGTTAGTTTCATTTTACATGAATCCAACGAAGGTGTTTTTATCTTATTCTCATTTTTTAATGGCAGTGCCAATATACTTTACGAGGTGTTTTTTATTTCTTTTTAAATAATAGTAACGGGGCACTGATTAAAAGAAGCAAGGCTCCGAAGATAGTGGATGATTTACTTTGGTCAGTATCACCAGTTGTTGGTAAAGAGCTATAAGTTGTTTTTTCTACAGAATTACTAGTACTAGGATTAGTATTATCATTAGCTGGTTTTACAGTTACAGGCTTATTAACTACTGGATTAACTGGTTTAACCGGTTCAACTGGATTAACAGTAATTGGTGTAGGTGTTACGGTATCTTTTTTATAAATATAATCAACTGTTTGTGGAGTATCAGTGAAAGTACCAGTTGCGTTTGTAGGTGTAGTTTCTATAGTATAACCGGTAATTTTTTTGCTTTCTGACTGATAATTACTATTGATAACTCCAGTTAGTGTATCTGATTCTGCGATTTTATTACCATTGCCATCAAGATAATTCACAGTGATGTTTGCCCCAGCTACAGGTGCAGGAGTAGACACATGAACGGTGACATTTAGTGTATTTGAGACGTTACCTGCTTTATCGGTTGCTTGAACATTGACCGAGTAATCACCACTAACTGCTAAATTAACTGCGGAAGTAAAATTGCTTGTAAGACTAATAGTGGAGTCATAATTATCAGTAACGCTAGCATGAATGTCTGTTAAAAATTGTTCTTCCGTAACATTACTTCCAGGGCTGTATGTGATTTCTGTTTCTTCTGCTTTAACAACTGGTGCGCTAATATCTTTTGGTTTTAAAGAGCCAGTGGAGGTGGATTTGTTACCAGCTTTGTCTTCGCTTGTAGCTGTTGCGGTCGCAACTAAAGAATCAATCTTGGCTTCTCCACCTTCACCTGAATAAGAAGTTTTCCAGTCGAACTTTACT of Listeria monocytogenes contains these proteins:
- a CDS encoding AbrB/MazE/SpoVT family DNA-binding domain-containing protein, with product MKSTGMVRKIDELGRVVIPIEIRRTMNLNVKDPLEIFTDEDAIILKKYSAGLVCDVTGEFSVDNKKFVDGKLTLSKEGAAALMEEIKRRFGDTL
- a CDS encoding lmo0171 family class 1 internalin; its protein translation is MRKIPVVVSLALCFSLVSPSLYASADTITADQITKEATTDTTEPTTIDQPSRMDNSQTAPQKMTASSSEEAATTNSTEEENTPKNNLKSTSENSKTYAELFPDVNLAKIIAKNISGTEDINAEVSEAELQTITNLVATNQNITSLTGIEHLTALENINVNNNELRTIDSLFNMPTLKSISANNNKITGNFSLVKTLPELHTLEVLGNAITELDIENQPNLVTLSADELELKKLTLKNLSQLNGLGRIASSISIDWGDLESVTLMNLPEIISVDISGNYLDSDDIHLENLPAVKNLDISSNELTRLPKINDFPLLTTINVRSNKIDRLESSKLVDVPKLATLNADKQAVTLSKTIAAGNFTIPNNVENLAGQMVTPKIISNKGTYSDQSIAWASGELSGLSKVSYTFDEVINSPAIAGKYTGTVNQPIEVKAVPVIVADKSVSYAPVNAKDEATFLQDIRASASENAQITSDYSEVVDFATPGDYTVTLHAKNEFDLKADPVTVVVHINDIQKPQVAVNSNDISFEVGTELTSEVLLAKSGAVVTDLYDEAIKMEVDLSEVDSSKLGTYEATIIAKSKSGASSDPIKLSVKIVDTEKPIIQINNPEIIIEKGSELTEGQIIDQVGITATDNYDQDLNIHMDLSKVDTSKPGSYEVTIYTEDSSGNRSETVTITVKVPEARIGKITIQYMDSENNELAESNTITGEVGETYETLAKEIEGYTLKENPANSSGVFEETRQTIQYIYVKDIINPEFPVYSENNVTPELPSNNNNSVNGSRQTPSKSVKKQSKAYSKINQMPMNLPETGDSTNLLFIFMGVLLLAGLTLSKAKRKNQ
- a CDS encoding tRNA1(Val) (adenine(37)-N6)-methyltransferase, translated to MEKLKLIGDERLDYLLAENLRIIQSPSVFSFSIDAVLLAKFSYLPVRKGKIIDLCSGNGIIPLLLSTRTEAQIVGVEIQERLADMAKRSISYNQLEEQIEMIEYDLKNITDLIPKERADIVTCNPPYFATPDTSLKNTNEHFRIARHEVMCTLEDTIRVAASLLKQGGKANFVHRPERLLDIIDIMRKYRLEPKRIQFVHPRIDKEANTVLVEGIKDGKPGVKYVPPVIVYDELGEYTPVIKEILYGESE
- a CDS encoding LapB repeat-containing protein; this encodes MFNKKKTIASLIVLSSLASQIALTPISALADTHDTNNIALLQNTNENVPYKYTSTLTFPTLTNQTQEDYKLEIKLALPSGMNYTDLQVSVGGEDITNQVGTTSFDNSTNTVTFKFDKVTSWNSLSKAKVKFDWKTSYSGEGGEAKIDSLVATATATSEDKAGNKSTSTGSLKPKDISAPVVKAEETEITYSPGSNVTEEQFLTDIHASVTDNYDSTISLTSNFTSAVNLAVSGDYSVNVQATDKAGNVSNTLNVTVHVSTPAPVAGANITVNYLDGNGNKIAESDTLTGVINSNYQSESKKITGYTIETTPTNATGTFTDTPQTVDYIYKKDTVTPTPITVNPVEPVKPVNPVVNKPVTVKPANDNTNPSTSNSVEKTTYSSLPTTGDTDQSKSSTIFGALLLLISAPLLLFKKK
- a CDS encoding PSP1 domain-containing protein, producing MLKIVGVRFKDVGKIYYFSPGELEITENQGVIVENAQGIEFGKTVIEPRYVDEEDVVLPLKKVLRIATEADYKCVAENGDSCQKAFLLCDEKIRERELEMSLVDVDYTFDRNKIIFYFTAEGRVDFRELVKDLASVFRTRIELRQIGVRDEAKLLGGIGPCGRMLCCSTFLGDFEPVSIKMAKDQNLSLNPTKISGLCGRLMCCLKYENDEYEQAKREMPDVGVKVKTPEGAEARVSGINLLSRILQVSLPEEETVIEYELDELRPYNEFLKQPAKS
- a CDS encoding DUF1214 domain-containing protein, whose product is MIMNANLEVNAELVKESYVYLLSRYLVLRQENFDTKEDKIPYNTLKHNSVSPADANFVNPNFDVVYSEAWIAVDDEHAVVLEVPEIKNRYYTVQLLDGWGEVVTNINERNFPEHPHGKFAFVKKGTNPSIPSDAIKIELPSEKVKVLLRVEQKDDPEGAVKLQKAFKFDAPDNIKIKEPLEIPHFTNAEFLLEEIYSNLEELLATYPDKMPKAAEFQDKARKVAAYIELGDDQKAEVRNLIVKEALPYFTNGAKGFGTQKGGWSVTYVAGAFENDILARAIINYGGIWANSIQEALYFIGQKGTDDELLTGDKIYKIHFPADELPAELANAFWSVTLYSVPDYHVIPNELNKFCINNYTGPKLSEDGSLTLYIASEKPADVDPGNWLPSKAGKEFSLNFRLYVPKKEVLEGKVFLPPLEVF
- a CDS encoding GRP family sugar transporter — encoded protein: MNIVIALIPAVMWGIMPLVVSKIGGKPRQQIIGTTFGALAFAIGVFIFTNPEYTATIIIASFISGAFWSLGQMNQFRAFTQVGVSKTMPLSTGMQLVGTSLFGVFAFHEWGTTSKLVLGFSALALIIFGIFLTSYQQHKDENSGQNMKKGIITLLISSVGYVGYVVITRWFDISGWDAILPQAIGMVVAGLLFSIKSEEKRFTKQTWLNMIPGVMWATGNLALLFSNKLVGIATGFSLSQMGVVISTIGGILFLGEKKTKKELILVIIGVVLVIIGGTMIGIAKS
- the rsmI gene encoding 16S rRNA (cytidine(1402)-2'-O)-methyltransferase, translating into MIKSQKSFSGTSQGALYLVPTPIGNLEDMTFRAIRMLKEADIIAAEDTRNTVKLLNHFEITTRMTSYHQFTKENKEDNIIQRMLGGEVVALVSDAGMPSISDPGYELVQSALDANIPVIPLPGANAALTALIASGLAPQPFYFYGFLPRQNKERTQAIEKLAAREETWILYESPHRLKETLKAIIKITGNDRKIVLCRELTKRFEEFLRGTVEDALNWAMDEEIRGEFCLIIEGNSNPPLAEEQLWWQELDIKTHVSTVMEQENVSSKDAIKTVMKARNLPKREVYSAYHEIK
- a CDS encoding GIY-YIG nuclease family protein; this encodes MAKASEHFFYVLKCSDNSYYGGYTTDVLRREAEHNAGIRCKYTKTRRPVKVIHFEKFETRSEATKAEAAFKKLSRKNKDAYLIQREEESE
- the yabA gene encoding DNA replication initiation control protein YabA, which encodes MDKKAIFDSVSNMEEQIGELYQQLGDLKTNLGEMLEENNRLNLENEHLRRRLSLTDEATPEPKAETEAEHGVMAPNRKEAMQQMIELGEGYDNLVQLYKEGFHVCNVHFGSPRGNDEDCLFCLSLLNKK